The Vespula pensylvanica isolate Volc-1 chromosome 3, ASM1446617v1, whole genome shotgun sequence nucleotide sequence GGCTAGTGTTTTCATTAACAACAAAAGGTcagatttttttctcatatgcGTACACTTTCATTCTCTgcatagaaaaattaattgtattattactattatatgaGTGTGTATCGTAcgtgtgcatgtatatgtgtacgtataatgGATGTACGTGTACATCAATGAGTACGTCAAGTGCGTTAATCATTTagtaaatgaaacaaaaaaaaaagaagaagaagtatttACATAGTGcgtattttcattcgttattacAATATCAATTATCTTCGGTTAACGAATACGATGTTAATTATAACTGTACTAACTTTTGTATTTACATGTAAAATCAGATATACACAGATGTATGTACAGAAAGAGTGcattaaaattttagaaaatatactaTACGACCACTACTTGCACattgattaaaaaacaatcaagtgacaaaaatattattaaagtctCGTGCATGCTTTTCAAACGATTACGTATACTTGCCTTCGAAGAGCCTTTGGTGTATCATGTGCGATGAAAGCTTTGTCATCGTTAAAAGCTGGTTCGTAGATCTTTACCGATCGTTCGCAACGTGGACCAGTCTTTCCGTACGGGCAGTAACAATCAAAACCAGCCTCCTTCTCCACGCACTTTCCTTCTCCGCAGGCGCCTGTAAAAAGTTCGTGTCGTGTACGTGCTCGCGCGTATTTTGTCCCGTTATGCACGCACTATTTGAATACACACATTCTGCACGTCGCGTTTTCGTTACGTTCTACGAAGTTTATAACGCATAATTTTTACCTGGATAGCAAGATTGTCCGACAAAGTTACAATGTTTCCCATTAAATCCAGCTCTACATAAACACATATAACCGTTCTTTGTAGCTGCCTCCTGGCAAACTCCACCATTATTGCATGGATTTTCGGCGCACGTTTCGCAAGTCGTTATCCCTACGTTACCCGTTTGATCTCCGATTAAATCAATTTCCTTTTCACCAATGACTAGTCTGCTGATACAACCAATGAATCCGATATTCGAAACAGCCTCTTTGATAACAATACTGTGATTTGGAACTCCACCGATATAAAGTGGACCCTTAAGATCTAATCCTTGTCTTCGACCAGCCGATACTCCTCTGTACGGTCCTTGACCATCGACTAGCATCGTTACTTCCTTTCTAACACGttgaattttaatcgtatGCCATTGACCCAAAGTAACCGATTTATCCGCCAATATAACAGCTGATCCAGAACCAAGGTCAAATCTAGCagtttataacaattatacatattacacatatattttcacACGTGCGTAGATATAATAcgtaacgaaaaataatatgtacttGAATTGTGGATATCCTCCTACTAGGGATAGAAGAATGAAATCCCCATTACCGTGATTCGATTCGGCATTGTATAAGATAATGCCGTCATAATTCTCCGGTTTGAAAGATATCTCAATATTGAACTTGAGATATGAATCAGGTAATGGAGGCAAAGCTATGTAACTCTCTGGCGCTTGACTGAAGTTAGGTACGACTCCCGTTACGACGAGCACGGTCGGTACTTCTAAATTTACTTTATCGTTGTTTGCTATACAAATGTATGTTCCTGCATCTTCGGCTTTGACATTTTTCAGTTTCAATGTATTCTGTTAAGAGCGtcgaaagggaaaataaatattcataaatccTATTAAAGTTACGCCGGAATACTTTCGTTGTACCTGGTAAGTTTCTGTGTCCAGAGATAACAATCCACCAAGTTTGTTCCATTGGAATTTAACAGGTGGTTCAAGATCAACGTGACAATCCATTTCAATACTAGATCCGTAAGGTGCCAACTTCGTTTCAATTGCTGGCCCATCGTTATGTCCACCTAGATAAAGATATGAAAAGACGATAACTCGgcatagaaatattttgtagCCGCTATTCATTGTTCCTATCATATTTATACTTACAAAGAATGCAACGGATGgcattgataaaataaacacGTTATATTCGCACACATTAGTTACATATGGACAATTGAATTTACagtaaatgaaatatcataaatcgatgaaaaatgtttgatatttACCATGTACAATGAGATTGAAATCTTCCTCAAAGATGCCTTGCGGAGTCATTACTGTACATTTGTAGGTACCGCTATCGCTGACGGCTACGTTGGACAATCTAAGAATATTTTCGTACGTTTGAGCATTCGCTGGTAAATCCGGATGGTTCGGTCTGGACCATCGATAGTGCGGACTAGGAATACCCGAACACGCGCAACGTATGTCAACCGTATCTCCGATATTTACAGGATCTTGAGATGCCTCGATGGTAAGTGCAGGTGCAACGGCAGCTGAAATTTAACAGTCGCTATTACTCAAGCTGTATAATTTCTCccgtaaatatttacatacagattagtattttcaattttttttcggaGCTTCAACGTTCGTGAAAGAAATTGTACATTTTACCGTTGTAacgtaaatgtaaaatttctttttaaaaggtCAACTTCGTCAATGTTAAAACTTAAACATCTAAAACAAGGCGAGCGATTCTTACGCACaaggaaaaaatttgattCGAGACCGATCGTTTGACAGGATATCTGGCATTTCATCCAATTTAATAATCCTTTCGATAGTATTACactaaagtaaaaataatgtatattacgCATAGTATCGTACATGCAAGTAACATGCGTCAACGGCCGCGGTATTATCTCTAACTAGGTAGGAAGGGTCAAGGGAGGAGTTGGACGAAATTTGGTACGTCGTATGGAAAGTAATCCAACGATGTTGTCTACGTCGGCTCGAAACATAAATGACATATATAAGATGTTTAGGAATGGGGATAATAAAATGTTGACGATCgaatagatcgatcgaataagaaTAGGCAACACAAAGAATagtgctaaaaaaaaaagataagacaaaaatataatctatactACGAGACGTCACACGACACACAAATCTCAAAACAAACCGCGTCGTCTTTGAAGAAATTGGCGATATTGCGGGATGCGGCAGAAGCGTTCGTCAGTACCATCGTTGCATTGAGCATAGCCGTCGCAAAAGTAATCCAAATGAATGCATTGTTGACTGTAGCACTTATACTCCCCGGGTCTGCACTGCGATCGGTACACTGGCATGCAATCCGCAAGCAAATTAACTACTAAATCATATAACGCGAGCTTTGTAAAAATCTAATTTGAAGAAGTCCTTCATTGAAACCATTATTgcaatgatctttttttttatgataaatatttcactACTGATACCATTTCTAATATGACAAGCTGCATGACAGAttttgaaaaacaaacaaaaaaacaaagaaaagtaacCGCGCCTCGTAATATATCGTTACTCGAGTAGTTCtcgtcgaacgaacgaaaaagaattttcattgtttGGCTGAAACGTCACGTTGGAAAATGTTTGAACGATCTCGTATCGACGAATGTCGAGAgattgttagaaaaagaaagaagaaaaaaagaataataaaacaaaggcagcgatgtaataaattaacaatgttattaaaaaagtaattaaaaaagctgaaaagagagaaagaaagaaagaaagaaagagaagagaaaaaaagatccaaGTTTGTAGGAATCAGATTCTttgagagaaatatttaagatcGATCTACGTCAGCGGTATTAGACGATACTTGTTAATGAGATTGAGCATAAATTACGATAATACTTTATAAAGTTTAACTGAAGTGGCaagcatatgtatgtaccaaTGCACTACTTACGTATCACATTCAAATTAATGTAATCACTGGAAACTCCATGGGAGTTACGAATTTGACAAATATATCTTCCACTGTCTTCTGGTTTGACTTGCGTTAATTCTAAATAGTCTTCGCCAATTCGACCGTGTAAAGGCAAAAATTGACCCTCTCTACTCCATTCTATCACGGCGTGTTCCCTGATCTCGCAACGCAAACGTACAGAATTACCTGGATACGTCGTAATGTCTCTTTGGGTGGCGCGAATGCTCGTGTCGTCGTAAGAATGTTCTGAGAAAAGGTAATACGGTGAATAATGGTATCCGAGTGAGATCCATCGGAACGAATTCGATACGCGTTTATCGAGATCGAAAAAGATGACGAACCGTTAACTATGACTTCCGCTACCGCCTCTGCCGTGCCCGCCTCGTTCGTGGCCTTGCAAACGTACTTTCCAGCATCCGAATACGTTATACCGTGGAATTGCAAAACGCCATTATCATTAGATACGGAATACGGAAGTGGCCGTCCTATAGCTTCCCATTGAATGTGAAGAGGCTCGTCGCCGGTCGCGGTGCACGTTATAGAAGGATTTTTACCAGGTCCAACGGTTTGACGGGTTGGATTAAGCTCGATCCTAGGTGGAgctgaaaaaggagaaagaagaaatatcagaTATTCCTCTAACGCGGATAATTTTTCGCTTCCTTTACAATCGCACTTCTCGGAATACCCACATATGATTTCCAGATGAGATTTAGCTTTGAAAATGACCGTGCCGGCAGGATTTAAGCCAAGACAGATGTATTCCCCTGCGGCATTTTTGTCGACCGTCGGAATGCTTAAAACGCCATTATGAACGGTACTGCCCTTCGGTAAGGCACGATGATCGCTCCTCTTCCAATCAAGATAAATCTGATCGCCATCTGGGGCAATCACCTGACAGCGCATTTCCACTTTACCGCTATTGGGAATTCTTAAAAAGTCTTCGGGAATCAATACGCCACCTTGATAAGGATATCTCTAAAATTACAACAACGTACGTCGTGATGATATACGGCTACGATAACTGGGGAAAAATTAgcaagaaaagatgaaaaaaagtgaTAAGCGTACGGGATCCTGAGTCGGCGGACGTCTGTTGTCGTTGTCACAAGTCATATCGCCTCGACAAGGCGTAGAGTCGATATCGTTGTCCTCGATGCGTATTTGGACACGGTCCTCTACTATGCCTACCGAGTTCGATGCTTGACAGGAGTAGGAACCTTCGTCGTCGGAGGACACCGAGAATATTTCGTATACCGCGCTTAACGGCGTCGCAGCTGTTTTGCTGTACGCATCGCTGTAAATGTAAGCAACGATTTCGCAAAAAAGACGActctttgaaagaaagatattcttCTTCGAAGAAGCGTAACTTACTACGTGGCCAATCCATTGACATGTTTACTCCAGGCAACGTTTGGCTGTGGATGGCCTACAGCGCTGCAAGTCAATCGCACCCTGTCTCCAAGTTTCACTTGCAAAATACCCGTCCTTGGCTCGATCGTAATAACAGGTATCGACTGTACTTCGATATGGGCTATCTCGGACGCGGAACCAACTTCGTTCGTGGCCGAGCACACGTAAGAACCACCGTCGTTTATCGTGATATTAGAGAGTCTCAATAATCCGCCAGGAAGTTGTTCGATGTTCGGAGCAAACGATCTGCCGTCTTGACGAGACCAATGGATCTCGGGAAGTGGAAGACCGGCTATGGCGCGACATTGCAAATCGGCAGAACCACCAAGGGTGACGGGCTGGATGTCTTTCGGATATAATTCGAGGACCGGAACTTCACGAGCTGCGAATTTGCGAATAAAAGTgtattcattcgttcgaaagCCGCCGTCTGCCGTGAGACGACGGCAAGGAACGATTtacaaatatgaaatttatgcCTTACGTTCGACCTCGACGATGGCACTAGCTTCGTAGCTGCCTATAGGACTACTGACACGACAAATATATACGCCTCGGTCAGAAACTTGCGCATTAATAATTCTGAGTGTATCTCCGACTTGTTGGACGTTCGAATTCATCGTTTCCGaaaatttattccatttcACTTGCAGACCCGCCTCTCCGCTCGTAACGCAACGTATCTCGGTCGACGTTCCTTGAGATATTATTTGTCTTTCAGGTTTGACTTTAACCGTCGGAGGATCTCTTCGTGGGATTATCGTTATTCTAGCGGTAGAATTCGTTTCCGTTCCTTTGTAACTGACAGCGATGCAGACGTATAAGCCGGAATCGTTGATCGTTGGATTATTGATTGTCAGAATGCCATCGCGCTGGGTCGCGGAGTAAGGTAGAGGCAAGCCGTCCGATCGAGTCCACGTTAGATTAGCACTTTGCGACGGGGTGCAGGTAAGCCTGACGACGTCTCCGATGGAGCCGATCCATTCGGCGGGTGTTATGATCGGAGCCAAGCCGGTAGCCGGAGGCCCTTCCGGATTTTCTGTGGATACGCGCGAATGTAGTCCCGTCTATCTACGTTATGTCTATACCGTTTACGATCATGGATACCTCTAACGTATAGAATCGTTGTTTTTTCCTCCACTCCGACGTTATTCTTAGCGATGCATTTGTATTCGGCTGCGTCGTTTCTCGAGGCAGCCGGGAGCCTCCAAACGCCGTTATGGAAGGAAGACTCCGAGCTGATGCTTCCATGAAGTCGAATCCATTCTACTTGCGGAGGAGGATTACCGTTGGCGTCGCAATGAAATTCTACCGGTTCTCCTTCCTTGACTTCGAGGTAAGGCGGCATGATTACGACTCGAGGTTTTACCGGATTCGCTCCTGAAATCGAATGCAACTGTCAACCTTGTCGTTAACCGTTTTTTACCTGGTATCGAGATATACCTGGTATCTCTAACAAACTTTTGGGAAAAGCTGCGTCCGTAAGAGACATTACCGATTTATTGCGTATATCGATCTACTTGTACTAATGTTATAACGTTAAAAACCTCTCGTTCGTACCTCCAACGGTAAGAGTGACTTTTTTGATTCCAATGTTTATTCCGTCGCTAACTTGACAAACGTATATACCGCTGTCGGACACTTTGACGTCTCTAATGATCAAGACTCCGTGAGAATCGTCTATGCTTCTACCGGATGGTAACTGACCGCCTTCCTTCTCCCAACGAATGTACAAAGAACCCTGTGTGACGTACAAGCGTGCGAGTAAGATTCATCGGGAACGATTCGAAGTAGAAGACTTACGTTGTCGAGCGATCTACCGCTGCAATGGTATCTGACGGTATTTCCAGTGTGCACGATTTGGAATTCTGGTTCTTGCACGAAAACGACGATCCTTGGTGGGGTAATAGTCGGTGTCGGAGGAGGAATCGTTGGAGGATATTCGACTAAAAAAGAATGTCAACGCGAAAATAGTTGCGATCTCGTACACGTAAATATAATCTGCTTGAAAACTCGTCTCTCCACTCTCGTGCATTTTTACACGACCGATCAAAGGAGCGAGACACTCGAACTCTCTCGTAATCCGGTCTACGCAACGGGCTACTTACCAACGTCTTGACAATTTTGTCCTGCGTATCCTGGCAAGCAATTACACTTGACGTGTCCGGACCTATTGATCTCGCAGTTTTCTTCGTTGTTGTTGCACGGACAGGGATTGCAAGAGCCAAGAACGCTAAAAGCTCTGTCACTGGTATCTCTGTAATATCCACGGGCGCAAGTTTCGCAAGACGTTCCGACGTAACCAGCTGGACAACGACACGCTTCGACTTGAGTCGCTCTTCTGTGTCCGGTGAAGTTTTCTACCGCCGTGTCGAGACTAATGTCGCTGATGTAAGTCGCCGTCATTTTTTCACTGTGAGAAGCTCGTACCAGAATAGCTTCGATATTGGAAAGAACCGTCATCATGTCCGTACGAGAAGCACTGCGTGGTCCCGCCGTCGTCAATCGTTTCCACTCCGATTCTCTCAGTGGGACGGAGTAGGTCTGAAACGAAAGTCGAACTGTGTATTCGAAATATCTCTCCCCACCGTCCCCTCCGCCTTCTTTCGTACGAACCAGCGGTATGTCCGGTAAAACGTCTGTTGGATTAGTCCAGAACAACGTGATGCCGTTTCCAACGAGTAAAATGTCTTGATCTTTGTAGCTTTGTGCGCCGGGCTGCGCAGTGATGTGCTGAGTCAAAGTCAAACTGCCGGCGTAGCTTTTTACTTGATTACCGGTGAAAGCGGATGGCAAAGACCAAAACAGTCTGCGACTACGGTTGTCGGGATAGCGATATCCAATTTCGTTCATAGCAACGTTCAAGTCGAAGCCGTCGTCTATAACGTCTTGTCTCGTGctaatttgaaaagaattaaGTAAATGTTTGCGTCAAGTCGTCGCTCTTACCGTAGGTTATACTCGTTATAGGTAGATCGTTGTCGTCGATCGCAAAAGCATTAAACGCGATGAACTTACTCGTCGGTAAGGGTAAATCCATGATGGGAATCGTAAACCCATATCGGAATCTGTTGAACGTAGAGCGAACTTTCGTGACATTGTTTGGTCACGCCGCTGCAGTAACACTCGTTACAACCGTCCGTATTTTCAGCGGACAATCCAAAGGTAGACGGACGACATCTGTTGCATTCCGGTCCCTCGACGTTCCTCTTGCACTCGCAGCGACCGCCGAAACACGAAGCGCTACGAGATCCAGCTTCGTTGCAGGTGCACTGTACGGGATCGGTTCTGCGCGTACAATCGTTGGCGGTACCACGAGTCGCGTCTCCTTCGTATCCGGGTTCGCATCTTTCGCAGTATTCCCCGGTAGTGTGATCGGCACAATTCTTAGAAAGATTAGATCAGAATCGTTGGTACATCAAATTGATGCGAAACGCGATACGACACGATCGATGAACGTCTTTCATTTACCTCGCACAGTCCGCTCTCGGGATCGCACTGACTCGAGTGCCCGTTGCAATTACAAGGCTCGCAAATTCCAAGATACAGGCCTTCCATGGCCCTCGTATATCCAACGTCGCAGTCCTCGCACGAGAGTCCCTTGTATCCGACGGGACAACCGCATTCCTCGACTTCGACCGCCCTTGCCTTTCCAGTGTTATGCTTCTCCGCCGTATCGAGGGAAACCGAGGAGAGCCTGAAAGGAGAAAATCTCTTTCGTAGGGCTTTCGCAAAAGGCAGGgacgaaagaggagagagtTTTCGACTTACGCCGTCTCGTCGGTGTGGGTCGTGTAAGTGGCCTTGATCTTGATAGCTCGTACGTCCGCCAGTGCCATTAAAAGATGTTCCCTGTCGGCGGTGGTTCCGTCGGCACGTTGCCAATATTGCTCGAGCAACGGAACGGTGAACGATTGTTGAGAATTAGGCTCGGGAGATTCTCGCGAGTAATAGAGCAATTTAATGTCGTTGGCCTGTGTCGAAGCAGAGGATCGCGTATTAGCGAGAGCACGTACGTCCAACGAATATATAGATCCAAGGCTAAGAACAAAGGATCGATCCTCGAATCGATCCCTTACTTACGCTGATCAATTCGACGTCGGCGGCGTTGTTTCTCGAACTTTGACCACCGGGCGATGGGACGTATCGGACCGTGTATTTGAGATGACCACCGTACGACGTTATCTGATCGCCGAGGAATATATTCGGCAGTTGCCAATAATAGACGTCGTTGTTACCGCGATTATGAAAGTCGTTGTAGACTATTTCGCGATTGATCGTGTCGAGGCGAATGCCATCCGATATCGGTGGTGCGTCGGGTGTTTTCGACTCGGTCAGCGTGAAACCTCGCAAGGAATTCGTGAACGACACGTGAATCtgaagagaggagaaacgaaagatcgtAGATCGTAGACGAGGATCGCGTCAGGCGATACGTAACGACTTCGTAATTAAACTCGTTCTCATTACCTCGTTTCTGTACCAATTGGACGAGACGCACTTGTTCGTAATACCCATGCAAAAGCAACTTATGCATCCGAATTGATTCCTAAAGCCCAGGTTGAATGTATTTGCCTTGCATTGGTTGCACGTCAGGCCCGTTGCGTATAGCTAAACAGAGTACACGCGAGGACGTTAAACGTCGCGTTACTGCTTCGCCGTACGACCGACCGAGCGCGTCTTCGGCTCGGTCCGTCTTCGTTGAGAATAAAAACGGACGATTTCTCGTGGCAAATTGGACGAAGTACTTACGTTTTTCGTACCGACGAGgatcgagaaaaatcgaacGCATTAAGAATAAATACAGACGATGAATATCGAGGACGGGCGAATGAGCTAAAGAGGAGTCTTCGaaggaaacgatcgaaataaatgcGATACCTTGCAACGACACTTTCCGGTATAGGGGTCGGCGTTCGGAGTGAGGCTACCATCGGGATCGCATTGTTGAACGGGTACGCACATGTCGCCGGGAATGAGAGGATTTCCTTGATAGCCGATGGCACATTGTTCGCATCTACGACCGACGTATCCAGCCGGACAGTCGCACGTAGGCTCGCCGTCCGATCCGAGATGACAGGTCCGAGTGAATCTGAATGATCGGTCACAGAACGTTATCGATATCGTCGCGACGCGGTCGCGGATTCGAGATCGTGAAAAAAGATCGTCTCCTTACTGGTTCGACGGATTGGTCAGAGGACACGGACAAAGCTGGCAAGGTATGTTCCTCGAAGGATCTCCGTAGTAGCCCGGGGCGCAGGGTGGATCGTCTCGGTAACATTGTCCAAGCCACGGTCCGCTCTCGCGCCTGAGGAATCCCGGTGCACAGTTCTCGCACGAAAGCCCGGTGTATCCTTGCGACAATTAATGCAGACGGTTAACGATCGTGCGTTGCGTTCGCTCGAGGGGACGTCGTTTAccgacgtacgtacgtaccggTAGGGCACTGGCACTCCTCCACGAAGGACGCGGATCCCAATCCGGTATTGCGCGCGTCGGCGGTGTCCATTACGATGTCGGTGATGCGTACGTCCAACTGCGGGGAATCTTCGTACTTCGCTCTGAACGAGAGGAAGGAATCGAGCGTAAGAAAGATTCGAGCGGATCGCGAAGGATAAGATCAAAGGATCGAAAGgatcttctcctttcttacGTACTTGATGAGAATATTGTCGACGTTAGCCAGCGTCATCATTATTTCTTCCCTAGATGCGAGCACCTCGCTGTTACCTTGACGCTTGTACCACTCGCCGTAGAAAAATCTAACGGTTTCTTTCGTCTCGTAGTCGGGCGGTATGTGATGGCCTTTGTGAACGAGCACGTACTTGTTGCCGGTAAGAATGACCGAGGGCGCGTCGTTCGGCGCACCGTTGCCGTTGTAATGGATCGTATAAGTCAAATAACCGCCGTAAGACTTCAATTGGCTGCCGTGATAGTTCTCGGACAGGGCGTAATACGGTATCCTGTGCGTACTCATCTCGTTGCTGAAGGATTCGAGCAATTGAATGCCATCGCGGCCGATCGGTCGAACCTCGGATATTTGATCCTTGATGTCGCCGAACAAACGTATCTCCGATTCCGTTTGTACCGATACGATTTTGTGACTTTCGAACGGCGGCGGGATCTGATAAGTGAACAGA carries:
- the LOC122627787 gene encoding basement membrane-specific heparan sulfate proteoglycan core protein isoform X15; protein product: MKRNRVLLRSALLFLLIGADLLVSASENDDLVFDQDGKQSSLEIPLIEKHEERSIFHRIKRSFFSFFDPFVSTPVATNTSAATIDNGTGGSATGTTTVSSPTHLRGNEGTVRLVDDKNNTDVSKPRKGGPNLERLIRNSQEEYVDDKQQENEIGEAAEGRRQSQNYVNSDDEDLVASGEIEGSATDSDVSQPVTEGQKIEGKARLYRITLTVGEPYRREYADRNSREYKELSGNLTQALEELYARRIPNYDHMANVIKVSPTSDAFTSQVTLDIGSTFTDELEIRDILEKQLQYHSLGSIQVGPEGFTFRHFLVEKENVLPECDQSSELTCRNGACVPLDSRCDGTEQCEDGSDELDCHSTLRPTTTHVSESEEERWSLPTEITGDVEEPTETAVARAKGEEEDSTLRAASNKCRADDVVRCQDGSRYICSVQRCDGVPDCEDGADEVGCPHSGCKFGEFACDVRRCILESQRCNFVEDCQDGSDEHDCNYPACTSNQFKCRNGECIDGSKHCDGVLDCRDRSDEYGCLTTCSSDQFRCIDGICLSIDKRCNGVADCRNGEDENQCGCGDADFRCTDGRCIGYELQCNGVNECSDGSDERDCGLAPCPSMDFTCGDGSCIPKSSVCDGFDDCPRAEDELNCDQECTPTQFKCLTGNKCIEGIYRCDGHPDCPDRSDEDCANETITHTSPPTNRTWPGWANEKTRECDPNREMRCDDGKCVLLKRKCDNIFDCLDGSDERGCGICTPAEWKCASGECLPENERCDGLRNCVDGSDESGCVTECPPGNFRCNDGLCLDSKKRCDGRSHCLDGSDEINCQCPVGNRACDNGVCIDERFFCDKSYDCLDHSDERDCDDEATSEKGYPKEEECRADEFACNDGTCIPRALVCDGQSDCPQSTDEFDCYPHGCGQDQFQCRTGDCIRNDQRCDGRIDCEDGSDEPSECDATTLEPEGPGARPMPGRCPAGQFQCVLDKACVPHSSVCNGVPECRDASDENNCDYTIEEECSLDEWRCENGGCIYLHQRCNQLVDCTFDESDELGCNYTLGRENNGTCEPHEWRCNNGQCIPLSRRCDKRVDCLTDTSDEFDCSYDPRPTGGSTELNLKTYPSEQVIKENPAKQGREVVFQCRDEGPLRARVHWLRDNDLPLPPASRDLNGRLEIPNIQLDHAGTYICEAVGYPPSTPGSRLSVNLTVEKFEEPATRPPQVCQYDQATCSNGDCIPKSYVCDGKFDCTDGSDEMRCSPHGCEPNEFRCNNKQCVSKLWRCDGERDCADNSDEEDCAPAPPGSPCRYHEFACASYNQCIPKIYHCDRERDCLDGSDELGCSPVYIVKPPPPMVVLEPGDLMVLTCTAIGVPIPEINWRLNWGHIHSKCSTTSVNGTGTLTCPDIQPEDSGAYSCEALNVVGFVIAQPDAILVVKGPKGICPKGTFNAEARSVDECISCFCFGVATECRSANLFTYQIPPPFESHKIVSVQTESEIRLFGDIKDQISEVRPIGRDGIQLLESFSNEMSTHRIPYYALSENYHGSQLKSYGGYLTYTIHYNGNGAPNDAPSVILTGNKYVLVHKGHHIPPDYETKETVRFFYGEWYKRQGNSEVLASREEIMMTLANVDNILIKAKYEDSPQLDVRITDIVMDTADARNTGLGSASFVEECQCPTGYTGLSCENCAPGFLRRESGPWLGQCYRDDPPCAPGYYGDPSRNIPCQLCPCPLTNPSNQFTRTCHLGSDGEPTCDCPAGYVGRRCEQCAIGYQGNPLIPGDMCVPVQQCDPDGSLTPNADPYTGKCRCKLYATGLTCNQCKANTFNLGFRNQFGCISCFCMGITNKCVSSNWYRNEIHVSFTNSLRGFTLTESKTPDAPPISDGIRLDTINREIVYNDFHNRGNNDVYYWQLPNIFLGDQITSYGGHLKYTVRYVPSPGGQSSRNNAADVELISANDIKLLYYSRESPEPNSQQSFTVPLLEQYWQRADGTTADREHLLMALADVRAIKIKATYTTHTDETALSSVSLDTAEKHNTGKARAVEVEECGCPVGYKGLSCEDCDVGYTRAMEGLYLGICEPCNCNGHSSQCDPESGLCENCADHTTGEYCERCEPGYEGDATRGTANDCTRRTDPVQCTCNEAGSRSASCFGGRCECKRNVEGPECNRCRPSTFGLSAENTDGCNECYCSGVTKQCHESSLYVQQIPIWVYDSHHGFTLTDDTRQDVIDDGFDLNVAMNEIGYRYPDNRSRRLFWSLPSAFTGNQVKSYAGSLTLTQHITAQPGAQSYKDQDILLVGNGITLFWTNPTDVLPDIPLTYSVPLRESEWKRLTTAGPRSASRTDMMTVLSNIEAILVRASHSEKMTATYISDISLDTAVENFTGHRRATQVEACRCPAGYVGTSCETCARGYYRDTSDRAFSVLGSCNPCPCNNNEENCEINRSGHVKCNCLPGYAGQNCQDVVEYPPTIPPPTPTITPPRIVVFVQEPEFQIVHTGNTVRYHCSGRSLDNGSLYIRWEKEGGQLPSGRSIDDSHGVLIIRDVKVSDSGIYVCQVSDGINIGIKKVTLTVGAFPKSLLEIPGANPVKPRVVIMPPYLEVKEGEPVEFHCDANGNPPPQVEWIRLHGSISSESSFHNGVWRLPAASRNDAAEYKCIAKNNVGVEEKTTILYVRENPEGPPATGLAPIITPAEWIGSIGDVVRLTCTPSQSANLTWTRSDGLPLPYSATQRDGILTINNPTINDSGLYVCIAVSYKGTETNSTARITIIPRRDPPTVKVKPERQIISQGTSTEIRCVTSGEAGLQVKWNKFSETMNSNVQQVGDTLRIINAQVSDRGVYICRVSSPIGSYEASAIVEVEPREVPVLELYPKDIQPVTLGGSADLQCRAIAGLPLPEIHWSRQDGRSFAPNIEQLPGGLLRLSNITINDGGSYVCSATNEVGSASEIAHIEVQSIPVITIEPRTGILQVKLGDRVRLTCSAVGHPQPNVAWSKHVNGLATYDAYSKTAATPLSAVYEIFSVSSDDEGSYSCQASNSVGIVEDRVQIRIEDNDIDSTPCRGDMTCDNDNRRPPTQDPRYPYQGGVLIPEDFLRIPNSGKVEMRCQVIAPDGDQIYLDWKRSDHRALPKGSTVHNGVLSIPTVDKNAAGEYICLGLNPAGTVIFKAKSHLEIISPPRIELNPTRQTVGPGKNPSITCTATGDEPLHIQWEAIGRPLPYSVSNDNGVLQFHGITYSDAGKYVCKATNEAGTAEAVAEVIVNEHSYDDTSIRATQRDITTYPGNSVRLRCEIREHAVIEWSREGQFLPLHGRIGEDYLELTQVKPEDSGRYICQIRNSHGVSSDYINLNVILVNLLADCMPVYRSQCRPGEYKCYSQQCIHLDYFCDGYAQCNDGTDERFCRIPQYRQFLQRRRAAVAPALTIEASQDPVNIGDTVDIRCACSGIPSPHYRWSRPNHPDLPANAQTYENILRLSNVAVSDSGTYKCTVMTPQGIFEEDFNLIVHGGHNDGPAIETKLAPYGSSIEMDCHVDLEPPVKFQWNKLGGLLSLDTETYQNTLKLKNVKAEDAGTYICIANNDKVNLEVPTVLVVTGVVPNFSQAPESYIALPPLPDSYLKFNIEISFKPENYDGIILYNAESNHGNGDFILLSLVGGYPQFKFDLGSGSAVILADKSVTLGQWHTIKIQRVRKEVTMLVDGQGPYRGVSAGRRQGLDLKGPLYIGGVPNHSIVIKEAVSNIGFIGCISRLVIGEKEIDLIGDQTGNVGITTCETCAENPCNNGGVCQEAATKNGYMCLCRAGFNGKHCNFVGQSCYPGACGEGKCVEKEAGFDCYCPYGKTGPRCERSVKIYEPAFNDDKAFIAHDTPKALRRLKIAMNFNPTDEGDGILIYCSQSEEGLGDFAALIIKNKHVEFRYDIGSGMATLRSNYIVQPGTWTYVTINRDFKEAKLSVNGEPFIEARSPGGARTMTLNTPLYIGGVDRRKITLNKNLNVDRNFHGCISELEVASVSLEILKSATDMANIEDCSMLHPNQTIPRTTLITPPPTNPPTTLYDPCASSPCIHGFCQSLDSREYSCTCEYGYAGRNCENVLKQCEVYAPCRNGGTCTDLHGSYKCDCRLGFNGQTCEKLADITYDIAFKGDGWLELERSVMTHEEEREVLGFEISTNKTNGLIMWHGQTPNDLNPDDYISLAVVDGYVEYQYNLGSGPAVIRVTAQRVDDGERHRIILKRQGSDGSIELNGEHTESGLSDGLQQILNTRGSVYLGGVPDYAMTYGRYHEGFSGCIYTLEVQDSGAIDIGEKAIRGKNVSPCTRVRWIPSSLVFTDADADIFDAFVPPPPVNIIHPKPAANVATCNIKSYLLLIVLQHLIALKIESRNLIVVCTLFYIGAINTS